A genomic window from Flintibacter sp. KGMB00164 includes:
- the mtnA gene encoding S-methyl-5-thioribose-1-phosphate isomerase, protein MADLPENVRLSSDGTGVIILDQTQLPARRVFLTLSTAGEMYEAIHALRVRGAPAIGVCAGMCLSALAHQRPQMERPAFDTWLREQADYLASSRPTAVNLSWALRRMTALLELPLPLPQLLDRLEAEALAIQAEDIDMCEKISRYGLSLLHPGDGVLTHCNAGPLATSCYGTGQGPLHLAAKEGFPLKIFADETRPLLQGARLTAYELRQAGADVTLICDNMASLVMKNGWVQACMVGCDRVAANGDTANKIGTSGVAILAHHYHIPFYVLGPTSTIDLSCPTGADIPIEERSGEEIRSLFYKEPQAPAGITCYNPAFDVTDHTLITAIITEKGICRPPYTQSLAALF, encoded by the coding sequence ATGGCTGATTTGCCCGAAAACGTCCGCCTCAGTTCCGACGGGACCGGCGTCATCATTCTGGACCAGACCCAGCTGCCCGCGCGCCGGGTCTTTCTCACCCTGTCCACTGCCGGGGAGATGTACGAGGCCATCCACGCCCTGCGGGTACGGGGTGCCCCTGCCATCGGGGTGTGCGCAGGTATGTGCCTGTCCGCCCTGGCCCATCAGCGCCCCCAGATGGAGCGCCCCGCTTTTGACACTTGGCTGCGGGAGCAGGCGGACTATCTGGCCTCCTCCCGGCCCACGGCGGTGAATCTGTCCTGGGCACTGCGGCGCATGACCGCCCTGCTGGAGCTGCCCCTCCCCCTGCCGCAGCTTCTGGACCGGCTGGAGGCGGAGGCTCTGGCCATCCAGGCCGAGGACATAGACATGTGCGAGAAAATTTCCCGCTACGGTCTCTCCCTGCTCCACCCAGGCGACGGGGTGCTTACCCACTGCAACGCTGGGCCTCTGGCCACCTCCTGCTACGGCACCGGACAGGGTCCCCTCCACCTGGCAGCCAAAGAGGGTTTCCCCCTGAAAATCTTTGCCGACGAGACCCGCCCTCTCCTTCAGGGGGCACGGCTCACCGCCTATGAACTCCGGCAGGCGGGGGCAGACGTCACCCTCATCTGTGACAACATGGCCTCCCTGGTGATGAAAAACGGCTGGGTGCAGGCCTGCATGGTGGGCTGCGACCGGGTGGCCGCTAACGGGGACACCGCCAACAAGATTGGCACCAGCGGTGTGGCCATTCTGGCCCACCACTACCACATCCCCTTCTACGTGCTGGGCCCCACCTCCACCATCGACTTAAGCTGCCCCACCGGGGCAGATATCCCCATCGAGGAGCGCAGCGGAGAGGAGATCCGCTCTCTCTTTTATAAAGAGCCCCAGGCTCCAGCGGGAATAACGTGCTATAACCCCGCCTTCGACGTCACCGATCATACCCTCATTACCGCCATCATTACTGAAAAGGGGATCTGCCGTCCCCCCTACACCCAGTCTTTGGCGGCTCTGTTTTGA
- a CDS encoding MATE family efflux transporter yields MSQNKPAENKMGTMPVNRLLLSMSIPIMISMLVQALYNVVDSIFVAQLSEDALNAVSLAFPIQNLMISVAVGTGVGINALLSKSLGEKRQDRANAAAMNGLFLAAVSYLVFMLIGLTCSRLFFAIQTDKQAIVDYGESYMFIVCVLSVGMFFQITFERILQATGRTLYTMFTQALGAIINIVLDPILIFGLFGLPRMEVAGAALATVLGQIIAALVSVVINATRNPDVQLSLKGFRPQASIIGHIYAVGVPSIIMSSIGSVMVFGMNKILIAFTTTATAVFGVYFKLQSFVFMPVFGLNNGMVPIVAYNYGARRPDRIKHTVKLSVIYAVSIMFIGLLIFQFLPNVLLDLFRSEQDTGDMLTIGVPALRIISLSFLFAGFAIVCSSVFQALGHGVLSLVVSVVRQLMVLLPVAFLLSRIGGLAVVWWAFPIAELFSVGLSALFLRRVYRKEIHPLEM; encoded by the coding sequence ATGAGCCAAAACAAGCCCGCAGAAAACAAAATGGGCACCATGCCGGTCAACCGGCTGCTGTTGTCCATGTCCATCCCCATCATGATCTCCATGCTGGTCCAGGCACTGTACAACGTAGTAGACAGTATCTTCGTGGCCCAGCTCAGTGAGGACGCCCTGAACGCTGTCTCCCTGGCCTTTCCCATTCAGAACCTGATGATTTCCGTAGCAGTAGGTACCGGCGTAGGTATCAACGCCCTGCTGTCCAAGAGTTTGGGCGAAAAGCGTCAGGACCGGGCCAATGCCGCCGCCATGAACGGCCTGTTTCTGGCTGCGGTCAGCTACCTGGTCTTTATGCTCATCGGTCTGACCTGCTCCCGGCTGTTCTTTGCCATCCAGACGGACAAGCAGGCCATCGTAGACTATGGCGAGAGCTACATGTTCATCGTGTGCGTACTGTCGGTGGGCATGTTCTTCCAAATCACCTTTGAACGCATCCTCCAGGCCACTGGCCGTACCCTGTACACCATGTTCACCCAGGCTCTGGGCGCCATCATCAACATCGTACTGGACCCCATCCTGATCTTCGGTCTGTTCGGTCTGCCCCGCATGGAGGTGGCCGGCGCCGCCCTGGCTACCGTACTGGGCCAGATCATTGCCGCCCTCGTCTCGGTGGTCATCAACGCCACCCGCAACCCTGACGTACAGCTGAGCCTGAAGGGCTTCCGCCCCCAGGCCTCCATCATCGGCCACATCTACGCCGTGGGCGTTCCCTCCATCATCATGTCCTCCATCGGCTCGGTGATGGTCTTCGGTATGAACAAGATCCTGATCGCCTTCACCACCACCGCTACCGCGGTTTTCGGTGTATACTTCAAGCTCCAGTCCTTTGTGTTCATGCCTGTGTTTGGTCTTAACAACGGCATGGTGCCCATTGTGGCCTACAACTACGGCGCCCGCCGCCCTGACCGCATCAAGCACACCGTCAAGCTCAGCGTCATTTACGCCGTGTCCATCATGTTCATCGGCCTGCTGATCTTCCAGTTCCTGCCCAATGTGCTGCTGGACCTGTTCCGCTCCGAGCAGGACACCGGCGATATGCTCACCATCGGTGTGCCCGCTCTGCGGATCATCTCCCTGAGCTTCCTGTTTGCCGGATTTGCCATCGTCTGCTCCTCCGTGTTCCAGGCCCTGGGCCACGGCGTGCTCAGCCTGGTGGTATCGGTGGTGCGTCAGCTGATGGTACTGCTGCCTGTCGCTTTCCTTCTGTCCCGCATCGGTGGGTTGGCCGTCGTCTGGTGGGCCTTCCCCATTGCGGAGCTGTTCTCCGTAGGCCTGTCTGCCCTGTTCCTGCGCCGGGTCTACCGCAAGGAGATCCACCCTCTGGAGATGTAA
- a CDS encoding aldose epimerase family protein: MQRKPFGQTRDGQAVEIITLDNGQLSCTFLTYGATLVSLNVPDKEGKMVDVALGYDTLAGYESQDKYLGATVGRYANRIAAGRFTLDGVEYTLAVNDGDNHLHGGPTGFSTRVWQAEEVPNGVRFTYHSEDMEEGFPGALTAQVTYSLEGNALVAHYQATSDRPTVCNLTNHTYFNLNGHNSGSILDHVLVLHAAHYTPVVPGSIPTGKIEEVAGTPMDFLYPHTIGQRIGRQFPQLLHCGGYDHNWVIDGPMGTLRPAAKLVGDKSGITMEVETTLPGVQCYAANFLAGCPTGKGGVTYHNREGVCLETQFYPDSPNHPNFPSCVLRPGETWDHTTVFRFSK, from the coding sequence ATGCAGCGCAAACCCTTTGGACAGACCCGGGATGGCCAGGCCGTGGAGATCATCACCCTGGACAACGGCCAGCTTTCCTGCACCTTCCTCACCTACGGCGCTACCCTCGTCTCCCTGAATGTTCCGGACAAGGAGGGTAAGATGGTGGATGTGGCCCTGGGCTATGACACCCTAGCAGGCTATGAGAGCCAGGACAAATACCTGGGCGCCACCGTGGGCCGCTACGCCAACCGCATTGCCGCCGGCCGCTTCACCCTGGACGGTGTGGAATACACCCTGGCTGTCAACGACGGAGACAACCATCTCCACGGCGGCCCCACCGGTTTCTCCACCCGGGTATGGCAGGCTGAAGAGGTGCCCAATGGGGTCCGCTTCACCTACCACAGCGAGGACATGGAGGAGGGCTTCCCCGGCGCCCTCACCGCCCAGGTGACCTACTCCCTGGAGGGCAATGCTCTGGTGGCCCACTATCAGGCCACTTCCGACCGCCCCACTGTGTGTAACCTCACCAACCACACCTACTTTAACCTCAACGGCCACAACAGCGGCTCTATCCTGGACCACGTCCTGGTCCTCCACGCCGCCCACTACACCCCCGTGGTGCCCGGCAGCATCCCCACCGGAAAGATCGAAGAGGTGGCGGGCACCCCCATGGACTTCCTCTATCCCCACACCATCGGCCAGCGCATCGGCCGCCAGTTCCCCCAGCTGCTGCACTGCGGCGGCTACGACCACAACTGGGTCATTGACGGCCCCATGGGCACGCTCCGTCCCGCCGCCAAGCTGGTGGGCGACAAGAGCGGCATCACCATGGAGGTGGAGACCACCCTGCCCGGCGTTCAGTGCTACGCAGCCAACTTCCTGGCCGGCTGCCCCACCGGCAAGGGCGGCGTCACCTACCACAACCGGGAGGGCGTGTGTCTGGAGACTCAGTTCTACCCCGACAGCCCCAACCACCCCAATTTCCCCTCCTGCGTGCTGCGCCCGGGTGAAACCTGGGACCACACCACTGTGTTCCGTTTCTCCAAGTAA
- a CDS encoding GerMN domain-containing protein has product MRRVFVLLLVLLLTLSGCKTSSKNGGYQLYFRVDPETSTHGAAIAGQNYPGREEPGVEELFAALMAGPTQNGLVSPFPQGVTLISWELSDGLLTLNLSEQYGGLADVSLALADYCLVLTMSQIAGVDSVQIQSDGHTYHSRSHQTMTSQEAVLDPAWLPQETS; this is encoded by the coding sequence ATGAGGCGTGTCTTTGTTCTGCTGCTGGTCCTGCTGCTGACCCTGTCCGGTTGTAAAACCAGCTCGAAAAACGGCGGCTATCAGCTTTATTTCCGGGTGGATCCGGAAACCTCCACCCACGGCGCGGCCATTGCGGGCCAGAACTACCCCGGCAGAGAGGAACCCGGTGTGGAAGAGCTCTTCGCCGCTCTCATGGCCGGTCCCACTCAAAATGGACTGGTCTCTCCCTTCCCGCAGGGCGTGACACTGATCAGCTGGGAGCTGTCCGACGGCCTTCTCACCCTGAATCTCTCGGAGCAGTACGGCGGTCTGGCCGACGTATCCCTTGCCCTGGCCGACTACTGTCTGGTCCTCACCATGAGCCAGATCGCCGGGGTGGATTCGGTGCAGATCCAGTCCGACGGCCACACCTACCACTCCCGCAGCCACCAGACCATGACCTCCCAGGAAGCAGTGCTGGATCCTGCGTGGCTCCCCCAGGAGACCTCTTGA
- a CDS encoding response regulator transcription factor, translating into MAKILVVDDERVLVKGITFNLKNEGYQVETGYDGEEAVELAREGKFDLIILDLMMPKIDGLQACMRIREFSNVPIIMLTARSEDTDKIIGFECGADDYITKPFNILELKARVRALLRRSGAAVQHQAAGQLTVGHIRLDPNERSAWKDGVSVDLTAKEFDLMELLMRNPGRVYSRENLLNVVWGYEYIGDYRTVDVHVRRLREKLELDPANPQYIRTKWGVGYYLSSHPEQKK; encoded by the coding sequence ATGGCAAAAATATTAGTGGTGGACGACGAGCGCGTCCTGGTGAAGGGAATCACCTTCAACTTAAAAAATGAGGGCTATCAGGTGGAGACCGGCTACGACGGCGAGGAGGCGGTGGAGCTGGCCCGGGAGGGCAAGTTCGACCTCATTATCCTGGACCTGATGATGCCCAAGATCGACGGGCTCCAGGCCTGCATGCGCATCCGGGAGTTTTCCAACGTACCCATTATCATGCTCACCGCCCGCAGCGAGGACACCGACAAAATCATCGGCTTTGAGTGCGGCGCGGACGACTATATCACAAAGCCCTTCAACATTCTGGAGCTGAAGGCCCGGGTGCGCGCTCTGCTGCGCCGCTCGGGCGCGGCGGTCCAGCACCAGGCGGCCGGCCAGCTCACCGTGGGCCACATCCGTCTGGATCCCAACGAGCGCTCCGCCTGGAAGGACGGGGTGAGCGTGGACCTTACCGCCAAGGAATTTGACCTGATGGAGCTTCTCATGCGCAACCCCGGCCGGGTGTACAGCCGTGAGAACCTGCTCAACGTGGTGTGGGGCTATGAGTATATCGGGGACTACCGCACGGTGGACGTCCATGTGCGGCGGCTGCGGGAAAAGCTGGAGCTGGATCCGGCCAACCCCCAGTATATCCGCACCAAGTGGGGGGTGGGCTACTATCTCAGCAGCCACCCCGAACAAAAGAAATGA
- a CDS encoding class II aldolase/adducin family protein: protein MSGYIPGQGAPSALAFAKSQLCEACHLLYQRGYVASNDGNLSLRLEGGRFLITPSGVSKGRITPEMLVVCDGDGHVLEGDRHPSSEAPMHWAVYAARPDVGAVVHAHPAAATAFAACRRPLDVPYLTEVVSGLGPIPVAPYALPSTPEVPQSILPFVADHNGVLLANHGALTWGSDLWSAFDRMEQLEHTAKIYLNIALLGEGVPLTQQQVEAIRGLAGYYRTLAQPRTKEESHG, encoded by the coding sequence GTGAGCGGTTACATACCGGGCCAGGGCGCACCCAGCGCCCTGGCCTTTGCCAAATCCCAGCTGTGTGAGGCCTGTCACCTTCTCTACCAGCGGGGCTATGTGGCAAGCAACGACGGAAACCTCTCCCTGCGCCTGGAGGGCGGCCGGTTTCTCATCACCCCCTCGGGGGTGAGCAAGGGCCGCATCACCCCGGAGATGCTGGTGGTGTGCGATGGGGATGGCCATGTCTTGGAGGGGGACCGCCACCCCTCCTCCGAGGCACCCATGCACTGGGCGGTCTACGCCGCCCGTCCCGACGTGGGTGCGGTGGTCCACGCCCACCCAGCCGCTGCCACCGCCTTTGCCGCCTGCCGCCGCCCTTTGGACGTACCCTATCTCACCGAGGTGGTCAGCGGTTTGGGCCCCATCCCGGTGGCCCCCTACGCCCTGCCCTCCACCCCGGAGGTGCCCCAGAGTATTCTGCCCTTTGTGGCCGACCACAACGGGGTGCTGCTGGCCAACCACGGCGCCCTCACCTGGGGGAGCGACCTGTGGAGCGCCTTTGACCGCATGGAGCAGCTGGAGCACACGGCAAAGATCTATTTGAACATCGCCCTGCTGGGGGAGGGCGTCCCTCTGACTCAGCAGCAGGTGGAGGCCATCCGGGGCTTGGCGGGTTACTACCGCACCCTGGCCCAGCCCCGAACAAAGGAGGAATCCCATGGCTGA
- a CDS encoding O-acetylhomoserine aminocarboxypropyltransferase/cysteine synthase family protein has protein sequence MSNYQIATECLHAGYRPGNGEPRNFPIVQSTTFRYETSEEMGKLFDLEASGYFYTRLQNPTNDTVAAKIAALEGGSAAMLLSSGQAANFYAIFNIAGCGDHVISSTSIYGGTFNLFAVTMKRMGIEFTFVDPECSEEELNAAFRPNTKAVFGETIANPALTILDIEKFAKAAHAHGVPLIMDNTFATPVNCRPFEWGCDIVTHSTTKYMDGHALTVGGAIVDSGKFDWNAHADKFPGLTTPDESYHGVTYTERFGLEGAFITKATVQLMRDLGSIPSPNNCFLLNIGLETLPLRMKKHCENAQAVAEYLQGHEKIAWVQYAGLPGDKYHERAQKYLPNGTCGVVIFGVKGGRAAAEKFMAGLKLASIATHVADAKTCVLHPASSTHRQMTDEELAAAGVSPDLVRFSVGIEDAKDIIADLEQALANV, from the coding sequence ATGAGCAACTATCAGATCGCCACCGAATGCCTCCACGCCGGCTATCGTCCCGGCAACGGGGAGCCCCGCAACTTCCCCATCGTCCAGTCCACCACCTTCCGCTATGAGACCAGCGAGGAGATGGGCAAGCTGTTCGATCTGGAGGCCAGCGGCTACTTCTACACCCGCCTGCAGAACCCCACCAACGATACCGTGGCGGCCAAGATCGCCGCTCTGGAGGGCGGCAGCGCCGCCATGCTCCTCTCTTCCGGCCAGGCGGCCAACTTCTATGCTATCTTCAACATCGCCGGCTGCGGCGACCACGTGATCTCCTCCACCTCCATCTACGGCGGCACCTTCAACCTGTTCGCCGTCACCATGAAGCGCATGGGCATTGAGTTCACCTTTGTGGACCCCGAGTGCTCCGAGGAGGAGCTCAACGCCGCTTTCCGGCCCAACACCAAGGCGGTCTTCGGCGAGACCATCGCCAACCCCGCCCTCACCATCCTGGACATTGAGAAGTTTGCCAAGGCTGCCCACGCTCACGGCGTGCCCCTGATCATGGACAACACCTTTGCCACTCCTGTGAACTGCCGTCCCTTTGAGTGGGGCTGCGACATCGTCACCCACTCCACCACCAAGTACATGGACGGCCACGCCCTCACCGTGGGCGGCGCCATTGTGGACAGCGGCAAGTTTGACTGGAACGCCCACGCCGACAAGTTCCCCGGCCTCACCACCCCCGACGAGAGCTACCACGGCGTCACCTACACCGAGCGTTTCGGCCTGGAGGGTGCCTTCATCACCAAGGCCACCGTGCAGCTCATGCGTGACCTGGGCTCCATCCCCTCCCCCAACAACTGCTTCCTGCTGAACATCGGTCTGGAGACCCTGCCTCTGCGGATGAAGAAGCACTGCGAGAACGCTCAGGCTGTGGCCGAGTATCTCCAGGGCCACGAGAAGATCGCCTGGGTGCAGTACGCTGGGCTGCCCGGAGACAAGTACCACGAGCGCGCCCAGAAGTATCTGCCCAACGGCACCTGCGGCGTGGTCATCTTCGGCGTGAAGGGCGGCCGGGCCGCGGCCGAGAAGTTCATGGCCGGGCTGAAGCTGGCCTCCATCGCCACCCACGTGGCTGACGCCAAGACCTGCGTGCTCCATCCCGCCTCCTCCACTCACCGTCAGATGACCGACGAGGAGCTTGCTGCCGCCGGTGTCTCTCCCGACCTGGTACGCTTCTCCGTTGGCATTGAGGATGCCAAGGACATCATCGCTGACCTGGAGCAGGCTCTGGCCAACGTGTAA
- a CDS encoding D-alanyl-D-alanine carboxypeptidase family protein, with protein sequence MKKYRLFALVLVVSIMTTLLLPFQSLALEPPEFHGKNAILVDANYDEVLYEVGGHDKVYPASITKVMTALLTLEAIESGKLTAQTQVTASATAATIPEGSSTANIKAGEVLTVEQLLYCLLLPSANEAAQILAETVGGDIDTFVGMMNDKAKELGCENTHFANPHGFHDPDHYTTPYDITLFMKAAMEYDLFQKIVTSPNYTIPATNLSEQRTVRNTNALTSNWTYTGYLYTPGTGGKTGSTDEAGKCLVETAKKGDTYLISVVMGEPETITLADGSEKVAQFYDTIQLLNWGFENFQRTVISEDSEVVAKVNVTLSTQSDQVMVRPSGSIARTLPKDVKVDEMEKVINLFNDTVEAPVEQGQVLGTMVLKYQGEEYGTLDLIADSSVERSELLYRLDRIQKFFQNWWVKLLLVIVVVAVVALLLRIFVFSKRRRYAGAGASRRGRYSGRRRR encoded by the coding sequence ATGAAAAAATATCGCCTTTTTGCCCTGGTGCTGGTGGTCTCCATAATGACCACCCTGCTGCTGCCCTTCCAGTCCCTGGCGCTGGAGCCGCCGGAGTTTCACGGCAAGAATGCCATCCTGGTGGACGCCAACTACGACGAGGTCCTTTACGAGGTGGGCGGCCACGACAAGGTCTACCCCGCCAGCATCACCAAGGTGATGACCGCCCTGCTTACCCTGGAGGCCATTGAGTCGGGCAAGCTCACCGCCCAGACTCAGGTTACAGCCTCTGCCACGGCCGCTACCATCCCTGAGGGCAGTTCCACGGCCAACATCAAGGCCGGAGAGGTGCTGACGGTGGAGCAGCTTCTGTACTGCCTGCTGCTCCCCTCGGCCAATGAGGCCGCCCAGATTCTGGCCGAGACGGTGGGCGGTGACATCGACACCTTTGTGGGCATGATGAACGACAAGGCCAAGGAGCTGGGATGCGAGAACACCCACTTTGCCAATCCACACGGCTTCCATGACCCGGACCACTACACCACGCCCTATGACATCACGCTCTTTATGAAGGCGGCCATGGAGTACGACCTGTTTCAGAAGATCGTTACCAGCCCCAATTACACCATCCCTGCCACCAACCTCAGCGAGCAGCGCACCGTGCGCAACACCAACGCACTTACCTCCAACTGGACGTACACCGGCTACCTCTACACGCCTGGTACCGGCGGCAAGACGGGCAGCACCGACGAGGCAGGCAAGTGCCTGGTGGAGACCGCCAAGAAGGGGGACACCTACCTCATCTCCGTGGTCATGGGGGAGCCGGAGACCATTACCCTGGCCGACGGCAGCGAGAAGGTGGCCCAGTTCTATGACACCATCCAGCTGCTGAACTGGGGGTTTGAGAATTTCCAACGCACCGTCATTTCAGAGGACAGTGAGGTAGTGGCCAAGGTGAATGTCACCCTGTCTACCCAGAGCGACCAGGTGATGGTGCGGCCCTCGGGCTCCATCGCCCGCACCCTGCCCAAGGACGTGAAGGTGGACGAGATGGAGAAGGTCATCAACCTCTTCAACGACACCGTGGAAGCTCCGGTGGAGCAGGGCCAGGTACTGGGTACCATGGTACTGAAATATCAGGGCGAAGAGTACGGCACCCTGGATCTGATCGCCGACAGCTCGGTGGAGCGCTCGGAGCTTCTCTACCGCCTGGACCGCATCCAGAAGTTCTTCCAGAACTGGTGGGTCAAGCTGCTGCTGGTGATCGTTGTGGTGGCCGTGGTGGCTCTGCTGCTGCGGATCTTCGTTTTCAGCAAGCGCCGCCGCTATGCCGGTGCAGGCGCCAGCCGGCGGGGCCGTTACAGCGGACGCCGCCGCAGATAA
- a CDS encoding HAMP domain-containing sensor histidine kinase, protein MDSRTPGKAQQKIPFFSRLQVKYAMSYLAILAVVLVLLNTYPLIASQNLLFSSKRDSLKNQAAVMASALMELESLNADQVARVMNMLDSTGLSRVLVTDPSGLILYDSLAQSNSEEESKDSQSDAQPEEEYRYALFQEVVLALEGNDVVYSQYQDGRFLSTAACPIVYRGMTIGAIYLTEEDTTQGALLMNLQQNLRSISLVLVAIALTISFLFSKVLTSRIGALLGAIRIVGEGEYGHRLQPSGKDELAHLAEEFNQLTDRLQTTEEIRRRFVSDASHELKTPLASIRLLADSILQNQEMDAETVRDFVGDIGDEAERLTRITEHLLALTRLDSLPVGETQIVDMAQVAQRAINMLTPVAEAADVTVEANWKPGCTLRCTEDDLYQICFNLIENAIKYNFPGGRVFVTVRRDGDQVLLEVADTGVGIPEDELPKVFNRFYRVDKARSRAAGGTGLGLSIVRDTVRRHGGWVTAQRRQSEGSVFTAGFPCETPEVGGDFS, encoded by the coding sequence TTGGATAGCCGAACCCCGGGCAAGGCCCAGCAGAAGATCCCCTTCTTCTCCCGGCTGCAGGTCAAATACGCTATGAGCTATCTGGCCATTCTGGCGGTGGTGCTGGTGCTGCTGAACACCTACCCTCTCATCGCCTCCCAGAATCTGCTCTTCTCCTCCAAGCGGGACTCGCTGAAAAATCAGGCCGCGGTGATGGCCTCCGCCCTCATGGAGTTGGAGTCCCTCAATGCCGACCAGGTGGCCAGGGTCATGAACATGCTGGACAGCACCGGCCTGAGCCGGGTGCTGGTCACCGATCCCTCCGGTCTCATTCTCTACGACAGTCTGGCCCAGTCCAACTCGGAGGAGGAGTCCAAAGACAGCCAGTCAGACGCCCAGCCGGAGGAGGAATACCGCTATGCTCTGTTTCAGGAGGTGGTACTGGCTCTGGAGGGAAATGACGTGGTCTACTCTCAGTATCAGGACGGCCGCTTTCTCTCCACCGCCGCCTGTCCCATCGTCTACCGCGGCATGACCATCGGCGCCATCTACCTCACCGAGGAGGACACCACCCAGGGCGCTCTGCTGATGAATCTGCAGCAGAACCTGCGCTCTATCTCTTTGGTGCTGGTGGCCATCGCCCTGACCATCAGTTTTCTATTTTCCAAAGTGCTCACCTCCCGCATCGGCGCTCTGCTGGGCGCCATCCGCATCGTGGGTGAAGGGGAGTACGGCCACCGTCTCCAGCCCTCGGGCAAGGACGAGCTGGCCCACCTGGCCGAGGAATTCAACCAGCTCACCGACCGTCTCCAGACCACCGAGGAGATCCGCCGCCGCTTTGTCTCCGACGCCTCTCATGAGCTGAAAACCCCGCTGGCCTCCATCCGCCTTCTGGCCGACTCCATCCTGCAAAACCAGGAGATGGACGCGGAGACGGTGCGGGACTTTGTGGGGGACATTGGCGACGAGGCCGAGCGCCTCACCCGTATCACCGAGCACCTGCTGGCCCTCACCCGGCTGGACAGCCTGCCAGTGGGCGAGACACAGATCGTGGACATGGCCCAGGTGGCCCAGCGGGCCATCAACATGCTCACCCCGGTGGCCGAGGCTGCCGACGTGACGGTGGAGGCCAACTGGAAGCCCGGCTGCACCCTGCGGTGTACCGAGGACGACCTGTACCAGATCTGCTTTAACCTGATTGAAAACGCCATCAAGTATAACTTCCCCGGCGGCCGAGTCTTTGTCACCGTGCGCCGGGATGGGGACCAGGTGCTGCTGGAGGTGGCCGACACCGGCGTTGGTATTCCGGAGGACGAGCTGCCCAAGGTCTTTAACCGCTTCTACCGGGTGGACAAGGCTCGCTCCCGGGCTGCCGGCGGCACCGGTCTTGGGCTGTCCATCGTGCGGGATACGGTGCGCCGCCACGGCGGCTGGGTCACCGCCCAGCGCCGCCAGAGTGAGGGCAGCGTGTTCACCGCAGGCTTCCCCTGCGAGACCCCCGAAGTGGGAGGTGACTTCTCATGA
- a CDS encoding DUF3783 domain-containing protein — MAGETVLLYNCSGPQWSKLRQVFVMQKLRIKAVEPGQYGLPLAQVLEGSGETAGVEEEFSDPMLVFCSLTGPQLDRLLGAMKRAKLPPIPLKAVLTPTNRDWTSQQLWQELRREHQAMQERQGK; from the coding sequence ATGGCAGGCGAAACCGTACTGCTCTATAACTGCTCCGGCCCACAGTGGAGCAAGCTGCGCCAGGTATTTGTGATGCAGAAGCTGCGCATAAAGGCGGTGGAGCCCGGCCAGTATGGCCTTCCCCTCGCCCAGGTGCTGGAGGGCAGCGGAGAGACCGCCGGGGTGGAGGAGGAATTTTCCGACCCCATGCTGGTGTTCTGCTCCCTTACCGGTCCTCAGCTGGACCGCCTGCTGGGCGCCATGAAGCGCGCCAAGCTGCCCCCCATTCCCCTAAAAGCGGTGCTCACCCCCACCAACCGGGACTGGACCTCCCAGCAGCTGTGGCAGGAGCTGCGCCGGGAACATCAGGCCATGCAGGAGCGGCAGGGCAAATAA
- a CDS encoding ComEA family DNA-binding protein, protein MAGISRYEAAALGLTAAFVFFTAGWFFTSRTASDPYTVTVQHSQSTAVSSAEQTQTGESSQPESLLEGERIPVNTADVYELDRLPGIGPTKAQAIVDYRTEHGPFQSAEQLLEVSGIGEATLEGLLDYITLD, encoded by the coding sequence ATGGCTGGTATTTCCCGGTATGAGGCCGCGGCTCTTGGACTCACCGCCGCCTTTGTTTTCTTCACCGCGGGCTGGTTTTTTACCAGCCGCACCGCAAGTGACCCCTACACGGTCACCGTCCAGCACAGCCAGAGCACCGCAGTCTCCTCCGCGGAGCAGACACAGACCGGAGAGAGCAGCCAGCCCGAAAGCCTTCTGGAGGGGGAGCGCATCCCGGTAAACACGGCCGACGTGTATGAGCTGGACCGCCTGCCCGGCATCGGTCCCACCAAGGCCCAGGCCATCGTGGACTACCGCACCGAGCACGGTCCCTTCCAAAGCGCAGAGCAGCTGCTGGAGGTCTCCGGGATCGGCGAGGCCACCCTGGAGGGGCTTTTGGACTATATCACCTTAGATTAA